One segment of Brassica napus cultivar Da-Ae chromosome C3, Da-Ae, whole genome shotgun sequence DNA contains the following:
- the LOC106389486 gene encoding nicalin-1: MADEKKSKQRDGSMVFESMYPLLALMLILVACVDLCDAATVVDVYRLVQYDISGVPFGSRFSSLNHHAASLSFQRGADLSRSVLILPLRELDLGFLQDYISQKQSLGGLLILLPQTLRPGNIGGGSVLSETQGFRKLLAQLEKLLVHGNIPFPVYFAFENEETDAMLADVKKNDALGQQATATTGGYKLVISVSEPRKIASPTITNIQGWLPGSRAEGDSNQLPTIAIVASYDTFGAAPALSVGSDSNGSGVVALLEVARLFSTLYSNPKTRGRYNLLFALTSGGPYNYEGTQKWLKSLDQRMRESIDYAICLNSVGSWDNELLVHVSKPPDNAYIKQIFEGFSNVAEDLGFQVALKHKKINISNSRVAWEHEQFSRLRVTAATLSELPTPPELLESAGSLSDTRQLVHDDAIIKGVKLVAESLARHIYGHQRKDIKIFADDSSLAVNPFNVRSWLDLLSQTPRVAPFLSKSEPLIMALKKELEDYTAEVSVQHESLDGIFTFYDSTKASLNIYQVASVTFDLLLLLVLGSYLIVLFSFLVITTRGVDDLISLFRRPPSRKVKMV; this comes from the exons ATGGCGGACGAAAAGAAGTCGAAGCAGAGAGATGGGTCCATGGTCTTCGAGTCCATGTATCCACTCCTAGCCCTCATGCTCATCCTCGTCGCTTGCGTCGATCTGTGCGACGCGGCCACTGTTGTAGATGTTTACCGTCTCGTCCAATATGACATCTCCGGCGTTCCTTTCGGCTCTCGTTTCTCCTCCCTCAACCACCACGCCGCCTCCCTCAGCTTCCAGCGCGGCGCCGATCTATCTCGCTCTGTACTTATCCTCCCACTCCGCGAACTCGATCTCGGATTCCTTCAGG ATTACATCTCACAGAAGCAGTCTCTTGGGGGATTGTTGATTTTGCTTCCCCAGACGTTAAGACCTGGCAACATTGGTGGTGGAAGTGTTCTCTCTGAAACCCAAGGGTTCAGGAAATTATTAGCACAGCTTGAGAAATTACTTGTCCACGGCAACATACCT TTTCCTGTGTACTTTGCATTTGAGAATGAAGAGACTGATGCTATGTTGGCTGATGTTAAGAAAAATGATGCACTTGGTCAGCAAGCTACTGCCACCACAGGCGG ATATAAGCTTGTTATCTCTGTATCCGAGCCTAGGAAAATTGCATCTCCCACCATCACTAATATTCAG GGCTGGCTTCCAGGATCAAGAGCAGAAGGAGATTCCAACCAGCTTCCAACAATTGCTATTGTTGCATCCTATGATACCTTCGGAGCAGCTCCT GCACTATCGGTGGGAAGTGATAGCAATGGAAGTGGGGTCGTGGCGCTTCTTGAAGTAGCTAGACTATTTTCCACTCTTTATTCAAATCCCAAGACAAGGGGAAGGTACAATTTACTTTTTGCACTGACATCTGGTGGACCCTACAACTACGAAGGGACTCAAAAG TGGCTGAAGAGCCTTGATCAGCGGATGCGTGAGAGCATTGATTATGCCATTTGCTTGAACAGTGTTGGCTCTTGGGACAATGAATTATTGGTTCACGTGTCAAAGCCTCCAGATAACGcctatataaaacaaatatttgag GGCTTCTCTAATGTGGCAGAAGACTTGGGTTTTCAAGTTGCTCTGAAGCACAAGAAGATTAATATCTCTAATTCACGT GTTGCTTGGGAGCATGAACAATTTTCACGACTCAGAGTAACTGCAGCCACTCTATCCGAACTTCCGACTCCACCTGAGTTACTGGAAAGTGCTGGAAGTCTGTCTGACACAAG GCAACTTGTGCATGATGATGCCATCATTAAGGGTGTCAAGTTGGTGGCTGAAAGCCTTGCT AGACATATCTATGGTCACCAAAGAAAAGACATCAAGATTTTTGCAGATGACAGTAGTTTGGCTGTAAATCCCTTTAATGTGAGATCATGGTTGGATCTTTTGTCACAAACTCCTCGGGTGGCACCGTTTCTCTCAAAGAGTGAACCACTAATCATGGCTCTGAAGAAG GAACTAGAGGATTATACTGCTGAAGTGAGTGTTCAACATGAATCTTTAGATGGAATTTTCACCTTTTACGACTCAACAAAGGCTAGCCTTAACATATACCAG GTGGCGAGTGTAACATTCGACTTGCTCTTGCTTCTGGTGTTAGGATCATACTTAATAGTGCTTTTCAGCTTCCTCGTCATCACAACTCgg GGTGTGGATGACTTAATAAGCTTATTCCGCCGGCCTCCTTCCCGAAAAGTGAAAATGGTTTGA
- the LOC106355731 gene encoding endoribonuclease Dicer homolog 3 isoform X1, translating to MEGDEPRGGGAGSDSLSVKRKFSEIDDDSSPMNGSSEWKVYEVAQTRNSIAVLETGIDKFGVINLLIKPMPSSDSPKRFIICLAPTVILVKQHCCEIREHVNLKVEDYYGAKGVDKWTSHRWEEELSKNEVLVMTPQIFLDALRGGFLKVEMVRLLVIDECHRTTGNHPYAMIMKEFYHKATDKPRMFGLTTTAAIRKDQVSELENLMDSQIFNPQGKKGMDKFGTNVKEGPVFYDPPPLCRLELKDKLRTSHLKFDASLLSLLQEMEKGNCQDVEENKFKAYQKRLSNDYHDILHCLHSLGLICAHLAAEICLEKILETETYNECSMVCKEFLSDVLSTLGLFLQQEEKDPVDLQQDNPSAVISELVSPKLQELFHLLDSLRGEMQKPCLIIVERIITAEVIERYLKKQASLGYLYVLYLVGDNASTHALAQKMQDSFHVGKVNLVFIADVVEEGFHMPDCSCMVCFDLPKTVCSYSQSQELAEQSNSKSIMFLERGNPSQRDHLYDLMRRQVPKETPNRRLCPPPEANGQDVKENGTTVIPDPNTTVHDEPAPKEQSANKRLCQLQVLDKNLLQCSAKEKAASSKSKSSSSAAGSKKRKELHGTTRANALSGIWGENLDGAIFQAYKLDFWSNISGDAYSSFSLLIESTLADDVGNVEMGLYLVRKYIKASVSPSGQIRLSQEEMVKAKCFQQFFFNGMFGKLFVGSKSLGTKREFLLQTDTSSLWHPSFMFLMLPVETSDLVSSATVDWSAINSCACVVDFLKKNSLLELQVGEENHCNTSSGQEGTQKKDTETNLIHFANASSDKNSIEEIVVIAIHTGRIYSIVEAVKDSSAMSPFEDEASLEYATYAEYFNKKYGIVLAHPNQPLLKLKQSHHAHNLLVNFNDEVIEKKEPKVGIVRKTKPNIHAHLPPELLVRIDVPRSVIKSIYLLPSVMHRLESLTLASQLREEIGCSIDNFSISSTSVLEALTTLTSAEAFSMERLELLGDSVLKYVVSCSLYLKYPNKDEGQLSRERQSIISNSNLHRLATDRKLQGYIRNGAFEPRRWTAPGQCSLFPVPCKCGIDSREVPLEPRFFTENMTIKIGKSCDMGHRWTVSKSVSDCAEALIGAYYVSGGLTAALHMMKWLGLDVEFDRELVNEAINRVSLRCYIPKDDELTELETKIRREFSSKFLLKEAITHSSVHESYSYERLEFLGDSVLDFLITRHLFNTYEKTGPGEMTDLRSACVNNENFAQVAVKNNLHTHLQRCATVLETQLKEYLKSFSKPDETGRTIPSIQGPKALGDMVESIAGALLIDTRLDLEEVWKVFEPLLSPLVTPDKLQLPPFRELNELCDSLGYFFRVKCANDGVKAQAMIQLQLDDILLTGDGSEQTNKLALGKAASHLLKQLEMRNISRKTGNGDDQSSMDIKLACNLSDRETPSSDSVEMQGTVVPVIGPINMKKGGPRGTLHEFCKKHLWPMPTFDTLEDKSRTPFEFTDGNEKRTSFSSFISTITLRIPNREAVMYSGEARPDKKSSFDSAVVELLYELERRMILTIKKVK from the exons ATGGAAGGAGACGAACCTCGTGGAGGAGGAGCAGGAAGCGATTCTCTTTCTGTCAAGAGGAAATTCTCTGAAATCGATGACGATTCTTCTCCTATGAACGG CAGTTCCGAGTGGAAGGTGTACGAGGTTGCACAGACCAGGAACAGTATTGCTGTTCTGGAGACAGGAATTGATAAGTTTGGGGTAATCAACTTGCTTATAAAACCCATGCCTTCTTCTGATTCCCCCAAAAGATTCATCATTTGCTTGGCCCCTACTGTCATTCTCGTCAAACAG CATTGCTGTGAGATTAGAGAACATGTAAATCTGAAGGTTGAAGACTACTATGGAGCTAAAGGAGTTGATAAGTGGACATCACACCGCTGGGAAGAGGAACTTTCCAAGAACGAG GTTCTAGTTATGACTCCTCAAATATTTCTAGATGCCCTTAGAGGTGGATTCCTGAAAGTAGAGATGGTACGCCTTCTAGTAATAGATGAATGCCACCGCACCACTGGCAATCATCCTTATGCAATGATTATGAAG GAGTTCTATCACAAAGCTACAGACAAACCGAGGATGTTTGGATTGACTACGACAGCCGCCATTAGAAAAG ATCAAGTATCAGAACTGGAGAACCTCATGGACTCGCAG ATTTTTAATCCTCAAGGGAAGAAAGGGATGGACAAGTTTGGTACAAATGTGAAAGAAGGTCCAGTATTTTATGACCCACCACCTTTATGCCGTCTGGAACTGAAAGATAAGTTGCGAACTTCACACCTCAAG TTTGATGCTTCTCTGTTAAGTCTTCTTCAAGAAATGGAAAAAGGCAATTGTCAGGACGTGGAGGAGAATAAGTTTAAGGCATATCAAAAGCGATTGTCCAATGACTACCACGATATTTTGCATTGCCTTCATAGTCTTGGCCTCATTTGCGCACATTTG GCAGCTGAAATCTGCTTGGAGAAAATCTTGGAAACCGAAACTTACAACGAATGCTCAATGGTGTGCAAGGAGTTTCTTAGTGATGTTTTATCCACACTTGGGCTGTTTTTGCAGCAAG AAGAAAAGGATCCGGTAGATTTGCAGCAAGACAATCCGTCAGCAGTGATTTCGGAACTTGTATCTCCGAAGTTACAAGAACTTTTCCATCTATTGGATTCATTGAG AGGTGAAATGCAAAAGCCATGCCTTATTATAGTTGAGAGAATCATAACTGCAGAAGTGATCGAAAGATACTTGAAGAAACAAGCCTCTTTAGGTTACCTTTACGTCTTATACTTAGTCGGAGACAACGCCTCTACCCATGCATTGGCACAGAAAATGCAAGATTCATTTCATGTTGGCAAG GTAAATCTTGTATTTATCGCTGACGTGGTCGAAGAAGGGTTTCACATGCCAGATTGCTCATGCATGGTATGTTTTGACCTGCCCAAAACAGTGTGTAGTTACTCACAGTCTCAAGAACTGGCCGAACAGAGTAACTCTAAGTCTATTATGTTTCTTGAAAG GGGGAACCCGAGCCAAAGAGATCATCTGTATGACCTTATGCGAAGACAAGTACCAAAAGAAACTCCAAACCGGAGATTGTGTCCACCTCCGGAAGCGAATGGTCAGGACGTGAAAGAGAACGGAACCACGGTTATTCCAGATCCTAACACCACTGTTCATGATGAACCAGCGCCAAAAGAGCAGTCGGCTAATAAAAGGTTATGTCAACTGCAAGTGTTGGATAAGAATCTGCTACAATGCAGCGCCAAAGAGAAGGCCGCCTCTTCTAAAAGTAAATCATCTTCGTCGGCTGCAG GTTCCAAAAAGCGGAAGGAGTTGCACGGGACAACCCGTGCAAACGCATTGTCAGGAATCTGGGGAGAAAATCTTGATGGCGCCATCTTTCAGGCTTATAAATTGGACTTCTGGAGTAATATCTCTGGGGACGCGTACTCTAGTTTCTCTCTTCTGATAGAGTCAACCCTTGCCGATGATGTTGGTAATGTCGAGATGGGCCTTTACTTGGTCAGAAAGTATATAAAGGCTTCTGTTTCACCTAGTGGCCAGATACGTTTGAGTCAAGAAGAG ATGGTCAAAGCAAAGTGTTTTCAGCAATTTTTCTTCAATGGCATGTTCGGAAAGTTGTTTGTTGGATCCAAGTCACTGGGAACAAAAAGAGAATTTCTGCTTCAAACTGACACAAGTTCTCTTTGGCATCCTTCCTTCATGTTTTTAATGCTACCGGTTGAGACCAGTGATCTAGTTTCGAGTGCAACGGTTGATTGGTCAGCGATCAATTCCTGTGCCTGTGTAGTTGATTTCTTGAAGAAAAATTCCCTTTTAGAACTTCAGGTTGGTGAAGAAAATCATTGCAACACCTCATCCGGTCAGGAAGGGACACAAAAGAAAGACACGGAAACGAATCTGATTCATTTTGCCAACGCTTCGTCTGATAAAAATAGCATCGAAGAAATTGTGGTCATTGCGATTCACACCGGAAGGATATACTCTATAGTGGAAGCGGTCAAAGATTCTTCTGCTATGAGCCCGTTTGAGGACGAGGCCTCATTAGAATATGCTACTTATGcagaatattttaataaaaa GTATGGGATTGTTTTGGCGCACCCAAACCAGCCATTGTTGAAGTTGAAGCAGAGTCACCATGCGCACAACCTCTTAGTCAACTTCAATGACGAAG TGATTGAGAAGAAAGAACCAAAAGTTGGTATTGTTAGAAAAACAAAACCCAACATCCACGCTCATTTGCCTCCGGAGCTCTTGGTCAGAATTGACGTACCACGTTCTGTGATAAAATCAATCTACTTATTACCATCAGTGATGCACCGCCTAGAGTCTCTAACGTTGGCCAGCCAACTTAGAGAAGAGATTGGTTGTAGCATCGATAACTTCAGTATATCTAGTACATCG GTTCTTGAAGCACTTACAACACTTACATCCGCTGAAGCGTTTTCCATGGAACGTTTGGAATTGCTTGGGGATTCAGTCTTGAAGTATGTTGTGAGTTGTTCTCTATACCTTAAGTATCCTAACAAAGACGAGGGACAACTTTCACGTGAGAGGCAATCGATTATATCTAACTCGAATCTTCACCGCTTGGCTACAGATCGCAAACTACAG GGATACATAAGAAACGGTGCCTTTGAACCGCGTCGGTGGACCGCACCTGGTCAATGTTCTCTCTTTCCCGTTCCTTGCAAGTGTGGGATTGATAGTAGAGAAGTACCGTTGGAGCCAAGATTCTTTACAGAGAACATGACTATAAAAATTGGCAAGTCTTGTGACATGGGTCATAGATGGACGGTTTCAAAATCTGTATCAGATTGCGCTGAGGCCCTGATTGGTGCCTATTATGTCAGCGGTGGATTGACTGCGGCTCTTCACATGATGAAATGGCTTGGCCTTGACGTTGAATTTGACAGAGAACTAGTGAATGAAGCCATCAATAGAGTTTCTCTACGGTGTTACATCCCTAAAGACGATGAGCTTACGGAGTTGGAGACAAAGATCCGACGTGAATTCTCTTCAAAGTTCCTTTTGAAAGAGGCTATCACACACTCATCTGTTCATGAATCCTACTCCTACGAG AGATTGGAGTTTCTTGGCGATTCCGTTCTGGATTTTCTAATCACCCGACATCTCTTTAACACCTACGAAAAGACGGGGCCTGGAGAGATGACAGATCTTCGTTCTGCATGTGTAAACAACGAAAATTTCGCGCAAGTTGCGGTGAAAAATAATCTGCATACCCACCTTCAACGCTGTGCTACGGTTCTTGAGACTCAACTAAAAGAGTATCTGAAGTCTTTTTCAAAGCCAGATGAGACTGGTAGAACAATCCCTTCAATACAAGGCCCTAAG GCTCTTGGGGACATGGTGGAGAGTATCGCTGGAGCATTGCTGATCGATACAAGGTTagatcttgaagaagtgtgGAAAGTCTTTGAGCCGTTGCTTTCTCCACTTGTGACACCTGATAAACTTCAGCTTCCTCCATTCCGAGAGCTCAATGAGCTGTGCGACTCTCTCGGGTATTTCTTCCGTGTGAAATGCGCAAATGATGGTGTGAAGGCACAAGCCATGATCCAGTTACAGCTGGACGATATTCTTTTGACTGGAGATGGATCTGAACAGACAAATAAACTGGCACTGGGAAAAGCAGCTTCCCATCTGCTTAAGCAACTTGAG ATGAGAAACATTTCACGTAAAACTGGGAACGGGGATGATCAAAGCTCCATGGATATTAAACTTGCTTGCAATCTTAGCGACAGAGAAACTCCGTCTTCAGATTCTGTCGAAATGCAGGGCACAGTGGTTCCAG TTATTGGGCCTATAAACATGAAGAAAGGAGGGCCCCGTGGAACATTACATGAGTTCTGCAAGAAGCATCTCTGGCCAATGCCTACTTTCGACACTTTGGAAGACAAGTCTCG AACTCCCTTTGAATTCACAGATGGCAATGAGAAGCGGACTAGCTTCAGCAGTTTCATATCGACCATAACCCTGAGGATACCTAATCGTGAGGCTGTGATGTATTCTGGAGAAGCCAGGCCTGACAAAAAGAGTTCCTTCGACTCTGCAGTCGTGGAACTGCTCTATGAGCTCGAGCGCCGCATGATCCTGactataaaaaaagtaaaataa
- the LOC106355731 gene encoding endoribonuclease Dicer homolog 3 isoform X2 codes for MEGDEPRGGGAGSDSLSVKRKFSEIDDDSSPMNGSEWKVYEVAQTRNSIAVLETGIDKFGVINLLIKPMPSSDSPKRFIICLAPTVILVKQHCCEIREHVNLKVEDYYGAKGVDKWTSHRWEEELSKNEVLVMTPQIFLDALRGGFLKVEMVRLLVIDECHRTTGNHPYAMIMKEFYHKATDKPRMFGLTTTAAIRKDQVSELENLMDSQIFNPQGKKGMDKFGTNVKEGPVFYDPPPLCRLELKDKLRTSHLKFDASLLSLLQEMEKGNCQDVEENKFKAYQKRLSNDYHDILHCLHSLGLICAHLAAEICLEKILETETYNECSMVCKEFLSDVLSTLGLFLQQEEKDPVDLQQDNPSAVISELVSPKLQELFHLLDSLRGEMQKPCLIIVERIITAEVIERYLKKQASLGYLYVLYLVGDNASTHALAQKMQDSFHVGKVNLVFIADVVEEGFHMPDCSCMVCFDLPKTVCSYSQSQELAEQSNSKSIMFLERGNPSQRDHLYDLMRRQVPKETPNRRLCPPPEANGQDVKENGTTVIPDPNTTVHDEPAPKEQSANKRLCQLQVLDKNLLQCSAKEKAASSKSKSSSSAAGSKKRKELHGTTRANALSGIWGENLDGAIFQAYKLDFWSNISGDAYSSFSLLIESTLADDVGNVEMGLYLVRKYIKASVSPSGQIRLSQEEMVKAKCFQQFFFNGMFGKLFVGSKSLGTKREFLLQTDTSSLWHPSFMFLMLPVETSDLVSSATVDWSAINSCACVVDFLKKNSLLELQVGEENHCNTSSGQEGTQKKDTETNLIHFANASSDKNSIEEIVVIAIHTGRIYSIVEAVKDSSAMSPFEDEASLEYATYAEYFNKKYGIVLAHPNQPLLKLKQSHHAHNLLVNFNDEVIEKKEPKVGIVRKTKPNIHAHLPPELLVRIDVPRSVIKSIYLLPSVMHRLESLTLASQLREEIGCSIDNFSISSTSVLEALTTLTSAEAFSMERLELLGDSVLKYVVSCSLYLKYPNKDEGQLSRERQSIISNSNLHRLATDRKLQGYIRNGAFEPRRWTAPGQCSLFPVPCKCGIDSREVPLEPRFFTENMTIKIGKSCDMGHRWTVSKSVSDCAEALIGAYYVSGGLTAALHMMKWLGLDVEFDRELVNEAINRVSLRCYIPKDDELTELETKIRREFSSKFLLKEAITHSSVHESYSYERLEFLGDSVLDFLITRHLFNTYEKTGPGEMTDLRSACVNNENFAQVAVKNNLHTHLQRCATVLETQLKEYLKSFSKPDETGRTIPSIQGPKALGDMVESIAGALLIDTRLDLEEVWKVFEPLLSPLVTPDKLQLPPFRELNELCDSLGYFFRVKCANDGVKAQAMIQLQLDDILLTGDGSEQTNKLALGKAASHLLKQLEMRNISRKTGNGDDQSSMDIKLACNLSDRETPSSDSVEMQGTVVPVIGPINMKKGGPRGTLHEFCKKHLWPMPTFDTLEDKSRTPFEFTDGNEKRTSFSSFISTITLRIPNREAVMYSGEARPDKKSSFDSAVVELLYELERRMILTIKKVK; via the exons ATGGAAGGAGACGAACCTCGTGGAGGAGGAGCAGGAAGCGATTCTCTTTCTGTCAAGAGGAAATTCTCTGAAATCGATGACGATTCTTCTCCTATGAACGG TTCCGAGTGGAAGGTGTACGAGGTTGCACAGACCAGGAACAGTATTGCTGTTCTGGAGACAGGAATTGATAAGTTTGGGGTAATCAACTTGCTTATAAAACCCATGCCTTCTTCTGATTCCCCCAAAAGATTCATCATTTGCTTGGCCCCTACTGTCATTCTCGTCAAACAG CATTGCTGTGAGATTAGAGAACATGTAAATCTGAAGGTTGAAGACTACTATGGAGCTAAAGGAGTTGATAAGTGGACATCACACCGCTGGGAAGAGGAACTTTCCAAGAACGAG GTTCTAGTTATGACTCCTCAAATATTTCTAGATGCCCTTAGAGGTGGATTCCTGAAAGTAGAGATGGTACGCCTTCTAGTAATAGATGAATGCCACCGCACCACTGGCAATCATCCTTATGCAATGATTATGAAG GAGTTCTATCACAAAGCTACAGACAAACCGAGGATGTTTGGATTGACTACGACAGCCGCCATTAGAAAAG ATCAAGTATCAGAACTGGAGAACCTCATGGACTCGCAG ATTTTTAATCCTCAAGGGAAGAAAGGGATGGACAAGTTTGGTACAAATGTGAAAGAAGGTCCAGTATTTTATGACCCACCACCTTTATGCCGTCTGGAACTGAAAGATAAGTTGCGAACTTCACACCTCAAG TTTGATGCTTCTCTGTTAAGTCTTCTTCAAGAAATGGAAAAAGGCAATTGTCAGGACGTGGAGGAGAATAAGTTTAAGGCATATCAAAAGCGATTGTCCAATGACTACCACGATATTTTGCATTGCCTTCATAGTCTTGGCCTCATTTGCGCACATTTG GCAGCTGAAATCTGCTTGGAGAAAATCTTGGAAACCGAAACTTACAACGAATGCTCAATGGTGTGCAAGGAGTTTCTTAGTGATGTTTTATCCACACTTGGGCTGTTTTTGCAGCAAG AAGAAAAGGATCCGGTAGATTTGCAGCAAGACAATCCGTCAGCAGTGATTTCGGAACTTGTATCTCCGAAGTTACAAGAACTTTTCCATCTATTGGATTCATTGAG AGGTGAAATGCAAAAGCCATGCCTTATTATAGTTGAGAGAATCATAACTGCAGAAGTGATCGAAAGATACTTGAAGAAACAAGCCTCTTTAGGTTACCTTTACGTCTTATACTTAGTCGGAGACAACGCCTCTACCCATGCATTGGCACAGAAAATGCAAGATTCATTTCATGTTGGCAAG GTAAATCTTGTATTTATCGCTGACGTGGTCGAAGAAGGGTTTCACATGCCAGATTGCTCATGCATGGTATGTTTTGACCTGCCCAAAACAGTGTGTAGTTACTCACAGTCTCAAGAACTGGCCGAACAGAGTAACTCTAAGTCTATTATGTTTCTTGAAAG GGGGAACCCGAGCCAAAGAGATCATCTGTATGACCTTATGCGAAGACAAGTACCAAAAGAAACTCCAAACCGGAGATTGTGTCCACCTCCGGAAGCGAATGGTCAGGACGTGAAAGAGAACGGAACCACGGTTATTCCAGATCCTAACACCACTGTTCATGATGAACCAGCGCCAAAAGAGCAGTCGGCTAATAAAAGGTTATGTCAACTGCAAGTGTTGGATAAGAATCTGCTACAATGCAGCGCCAAAGAGAAGGCCGCCTCTTCTAAAAGTAAATCATCTTCGTCGGCTGCAG GTTCCAAAAAGCGGAAGGAGTTGCACGGGACAACCCGTGCAAACGCATTGTCAGGAATCTGGGGAGAAAATCTTGATGGCGCCATCTTTCAGGCTTATAAATTGGACTTCTGGAGTAATATCTCTGGGGACGCGTACTCTAGTTTCTCTCTTCTGATAGAGTCAACCCTTGCCGATGATGTTGGTAATGTCGAGATGGGCCTTTACTTGGTCAGAAAGTATATAAAGGCTTCTGTTTCACCTAGTGGCCAGATACGTTTGAGTCAAGAAGAG ATGGTCAAAGCAAAGTGTTTTCAGCAATTTTTCTTCAATGGCATGTTCGGAAAGTTGTTTGTTGGATCCAAGTCACTGGGAACAAAAAGAGAATTTCTGCTTCAAACTGACACAAGTTCTCTTTGGCATCCTTCCTTCATGTTTTTAATGCTACCGGTTGAGACCAGTGATCTAGTTTCGAGTGCAACGGTTGATTGGTCAGCGATCAATTCCTGTGCCTGTGTAGTTGATTTCTTGAAGAAAAATTCCCTTTTAGAACTTCAGGTTGGTGAAGAAAATCATTGCAACACCTCATCCGGTCAGGAAGGGACACAAAAGAAAGACACGGAAACGAATCTGATTCATTTTGCCAACGCTTCGTCTGATAAAAATAGCATCGAAGAAATTGTGGTCATTGCGATTCACACCGGAAGGATATACTCTATAGTGGAAGCGGTCAAAGATTCTTCTGCTATGAGCCCGTTTGAGGACGAGGCCTCATTAGAATATGCTACTTATGcagaatattttaataaaaa GTATGGGATTGTTTTGGCGCACCCAAACCAGCCATTGTTGAAGTTGAAGCAGAGTCACCATGCGCACAACCTCTTAGTCAACTTCAATGACGAAG TGATTGAGAAGAAAGAACCAAAAGTTGGTATTGTTAGAAAAACAAAACCCAACATCCACGCTCATTTGCCTCCGGAGCTCTTGGTCAGAATTGACGTACCACGTTCTGTGATAAAATCAATCTACTTATTACCATCAGTGATGCACCGCCTAGAGTCTCTAACGTTGGCCAGCCAACTTAGAGAAGAGATTGGTTGTAGCATCGATAACTTCAGTATATCTAGTACATCG GTTCTTGAAGCACTTACAACACTTACATCCGCTGAAGCGTTTTCCATGGAACGTTTGGAATTGCTTGGGGATTCAGTCTTGAAGTATGTTGTGAGTTGTTCTCTATACCTTAAGTATCCTAACAAAGACGAGGGACAACTTTCACGTGAGAGGCAATCGATTATATCTAACTCGAATCTTCACCGCTTGGCTACAGATCGCAAACTACAG GGATACATAAGAAACGGTGCCTTTGAACCGCGTCGGTGGACCGCACCTGGTCAATGTTCTCTCTTTCCCGTTCCTTGCAAGTGTGGGATTGATAGTAGAGAAGTACCGTTGGAGCCAAGATTCTTTACAGAGAACATGACTATAAAAATTGGCAAGTCTTGTGACATGGGTCATAGATGGACGGTTTCAAAATCTGTATCAGATTGCGCTGAGGCCCTGATTGGTGCCTATTATGTCAGCGGTGGATTGACTGCGGCTCTTCACATGATGAAATGGCTTGGCCTTGACGTTGAATTTGACAGAGAACTAGTGAATGAAGCCATCAATAGAGTTTCTCTACGGTGTTACATCCCTAAAGACGATGAGCTTACGGAGTTGGAGACAAAGATCCGACGTGAATTCTCTTCAAAGTTCCTTTTGAAAGAGGCTATCACACACTCATCTGTTCATGAATCCTACTCCTACGAG AGATTGGAGTTTCTTGGCGATTCCGTTCTGGATTTTCTAATCACCCGACATCTCTTTAACACCTACGAAAAGACGGGGCCTGGAGAGATGACAGATCTTCGTTCTGCATGTGTAAACAACGAAAATTTCGCGCAAGTTGCGGTGAAAAATAATCTGCATACCCACCTTCAACGCTGTGCTACGGTTCTTGAGACTCAACTAAAAGAGTATCTGAAGTCTTTTTCAAAGCCAGATGAGACTGGTAGAACAATCCCTTCAATACAAGGCCCTAAG GCTCTTGGGGACATGGTGGAGAGTATCGCTGGAGCATTGCTGATCGATACAAGGTTagatcttgaagaagtgtgGAAAGTCTTTGAGCCGTTGCTTTCTCCACTTGTGACACCTGATAAACTTCAGCTTCCTCCATTCCGAGAGCTCAATGAGCTGTGCGACTCTCTCGGGTATTTCTTCCGTGTGAAATGCGCAAATGATGGTGTGAAGGCACAAGCCATGATCCAGTTACAGCTGGACGATATTCTTTTGACTGGAGATGGATCTGAACAGACAAATAAACTGGCACTGGGAAAAGCAGCTTCCCATCTGCTTAAGCAACTTGAG ATGAGAAACATTTCACGTAAAACTGGGAACGGGGATGATCAAAGCTCCATGGATATTAAACTTGCTTGCAATCTTAGCGACAGAGAAACTCCGTCTTCAGATTCTGTCGAAATGCAGGGCACAGTGGTTCCAG TTATTGGGCCTATAAACATGAAGAAAGGAGGGCCCCGTGGAACATTACATGAGTTCTGCAAGAAGCATCTCTGGCCAATGCCTACTTTCGACACTTTGGAAGACAAGTCTCG AACTCCCTTTGAATTCACAGATGGCAATGAGAAGCGGACTAGCTTCAGCAGTTTCATATCGACCATAACCCTGAGGATACCTAATCGTGAGGCTGTGATGTATTCTGGAGAAGCCAGGCCTGACAAAAAGAGTTCCTTCGACTCTGCAGTCGTGGAACTGCTCTATGAGCTCGAGCGCCGCATGATCCTGactataaaaaaagtaaaataa